A region of Myxococcus stipitatus DSM 14675 DNA encodes the following proteins:
- the cysK gene encoding cysteine synthase A, whose translation MKANNILETIGNTPHVRINRLFPSRVTVHMKLERANPGGSIKDRIALSMIEDAEKRGLLKKNSIIIEPTSGNTGIGLAMVAAVKGYKLVLVMPESMSIERRRLMAAYGATFELTPRALGMKGAIARATELASQVPDAWMPQQFDNEANIEVHKRTTAQEILKDFPDGLDYLITGVGTGGHITGCAEVLKQHWPKLKVLAVEPTKSPVISGGPPGPHPIQGIGAGFIPKNLHTNVLDGTVQVAEEDAFEFTRRSAREEGIFVGISSGAALAAVNQKLGEMTDGSRVLCFCYDTGERYLSIDSLFPAQG comes from the coding sequence ATGAAGGCGAACAACATCCTGGAGACCATCGGCAACACGCCGCACGTGCGTATCAACCGGCTGTTTCCGTCTCGCGTCACGGTCCACATGAAGCTGGAGCGCGCCAACCCCGGCGGCAGCATCAAGGACCGCATCGCCCTGTCCATGATTGAGGACGCGGAGAAGCGTGGGCTGCTCAAGAAGAACAGCATCATCATCGAGCCCACCAGCGGCAACACCGGCATCGGCCTGGCCATGGTGGCCGCGGTGAAGGGCTACAAGCTGGTGCTCGTCATGCCGGAGTCGATGAGCATCGAGCGCCGCCGGCTGATGGCCGCCTACGGCGCGACGTTCGAGCTCACCCCGCGCGCCCTCGGCATGAAGGGCGCCATCGCCCGCGCCACCGAGCTTGCGTCCCAGGTCCCCGACGCGTGGATGCCTCAGCAGTTCGACAACGAGGCCAACATCGAGGTGCACAAGCGCACCACCGCGCAGGAGATCCTCAAGGACTTCCCGGACGGGCTGGACTACCTGATTACGGGCGTGGGCACGGGCGGACACATCACCGGCTGCGCCGAGGTCCTCAAGCAGCACTGGCCCAAGCTCAAGGTGCTCGCGGTGGAGCCCACCAAGTCGCCCGTCATCAGCGGCGGGCCGCCCGGCCCCCACCCCATCCAGGGCATCGGCGCGGGCTTCATCCCGAAGAACCTGCACACCAACGTCCTGGACGGCACGGTGCAGGTGGCCGAAGAGGACGCCTTCGAGTTCACCCGCCGCTCCGCGCGCGAGGAGGGCATCTTCGTGGGCATCTCCTCGGGCGCGGCGCTGGCCGCGGTGAACCAGAAGCTGGGCGAGATGACGGACGGCAGCCGCGTGCTGTGCTTCTGCTACGACACGGGCGAGCGCTACCTCTCCATCGACTCGCTCTTCCCCGCCCAGGGCTGA
- the epsC gene encoding serine O-acetyltransferase EpsC, with protein sequence MDDSNARLVKALLDARQRHCFPPDVRRAAPEFVGQVLGLLFPHFAERLECTAAAVRRDVTTVEASLHRLRESLLSLYPGIDAHIPARFMERLPDIYEWLRQDSQAIYDADPAARSVDEVILTYPGFLAIAIFRVAHALHELDFPLLPRLLSEYAHQRTGVDIHPGATIGRRFVIDHGTGVVVGETTLIGDNVKLYQGVTLGALMVEKGLADKKRHPTIEDDVVVYANATILGGATVVGRGSIVAGNAWLTQSIPPNSVVTRRSEIRPRGADGALDSIEFHI encoded by the coding sequence ATGGATGACTCCAACGCCAGGCTGGTCAAGGCGCTGCTGGATGCTCGCCAGCGCCACTGCTTCCCCCCGGACGTGCGCCGGGCGGCCCCCGAGTTCGTCGGACAGGTGCTCGGGCTGCTGTTCCCCCACTTCGCCGAGCGCCTGGAATGTACCGCCGCCGCCGTCCGCCGGGACGTCACCACCGTGGAGGCCAGCCTCCACCGGCTGCGCGAGTCGCTGCTCTCCCTCTACCCCGGCATCGACGCCCACATCCCCGCCCGGTTCATGGAGCGGCTGCCGGACATCTACGAGTGGCTGCGCCAGGACTCCCAGGCCATCTACGACGCCGACCCCGCCGCCCGCTCCGTGGACGAGGTCATCCTCACGTATCCAGGCTTCCTGGCCATCGCCATCTTCCGCGTGGCCCACGCCCTCCACGAGCTCGACTTCCCGCTGCTGCCGCGCCTGCTCTCGGAATACGCCCACCAGCGCACCGGCGTGGACATCCATCCGGGAGCCACCATCGGCCGCCGGTTCGTGATTGACCACGGCACGGGTGTCGTCGTCGGTGAGACGACGCTGATTGGCGACAACGTGAAGCTCTATCAGGGCGTCACCCTGGGCGCCCTCATGGTGGAGAAGGGCCTGGCCGACAAGAAGCGCCACCCCACCATCGAGGACGACGTCGTGGTGTATGCCAATGCCACCATCCTGGGTGGCGCGACGGTGGTGGGTCGCGGCAGCATCGTCGCTGGCAACGCGTGGCTCACCCAGAGCATCCCGCCCAACTCCGTGGTCACCCGACGCAGCGAGATTCGCCCCCGGGGAGCCGACGGCGCCCTGGACTCCATCGAGTTCCATATCTGA
- a CDS encoding aminotransferase class V-fold PLP-dependent enzyme, with protein sequence MTRPLESYRALFPVLQEQLYLNHAGVAPTSLRAAEAVRGWMDDLVYHGISHERGWEAHCERIRALAARILHAESGEIAFVRNTSHGLGLVAEGLDWKPGDEVAVASSLEYPSNVYPWLHLKDRGVVVREIQTPSGGVTPEAVAQALTPRTRLVAVSSVQFATGYRTDLEAVGALCERAGVLFCVDGIQSVGCVPVDVKKCRIHFLSADSHKWMLGISGIGVLYVAKEVLPQVRPVLVGWRSTTDAWNFNRTHFELRSDAGKFEEGSSAYPGLYAMGAAMELLQEVGVENIEARIRELLARLEQGLLELGCEVGPAPEHRAGIFTFLPPGARVRELGAYLSEHHVAHSVRRGRIRVSPHFYNLPSEMDRLVELVRDFRA encoded by the coding sequence ATGACGCGTCCCCTCGAGTCCTACCGCGCCCTCTTCCCCGTGCTGCAGGAGCAGCTCTATCTCAACCACGCGGGAGTGGCCCCCACCAGCCTTCGCGCCGCCGAGGCCGTGCGCGGGTGGATGGACGACCTCGTCTACCATGGCATCAGCCACGAGCGAGGCTGGGAGGCCCACTGCGAGCGCATCCGCGCCCTGGCGGCCCGCATCCTCCACGCCGAGTCCGGTGAGATTGCCTTCGTGCGCAACACCAGCCACGGCCTGGGCCTGGTCGCGGAGGGCTTGGATTGGAAGCCCGGCGACGAGGTGGCCGTGGCCTCCTCCCTGGAGTACCCCTCCAATGTCTATCCCTGGCTGCACCTGAAGGACCGGGGCGTCGTGGTGCGCGAAATCCAGACACCCTCCGGCGGCGTCACCCCGGAGGCGGTCGCCCAGGCGCTCACCCCGCGCACGCGGCTGGTGGCGGTGTCCTCCGTGCAGTTCGCCACGGGCTACCGCACGGACCTGGAGGCCGTGGGGGCGCTGTGCGAGCGCGCGGGGGTGCTCTTCTGCGTGGACGGCATCCAGAGCGTGGGCTGCGTCCCGGTGGACGTGAAGAAGTGCCGCATCCACTTCCTCAGCGCGGACAGCCACAAGTGGATGCTGGGCATCTCCGGCATCGGCGTGTTGTACGTGGCCAAGGAGGTCCTCCCCCAGGTGCGCCCGGTGCTGGTGGGCTGGCGCAGCACCACGGATGCGTGGAACTTCAACCGCACCCACTTCGAGCTGCGCTCCGACGCGGGCAAGTTCGAGGAAGGCAGCTCCGCGTACCCCGGCCTCTACGCGATGGGCGCGGCGATGGAGCTGTTGCAGGAGGTGGGCGTGGAGAACATCGAGGCGCGCATCCGCGAGCTGCTCGCGCGCCTGGAGCAGGGCCTGCTCGAGCTGGGCTGCGAGGTGGGGCCCGCGCCGGAGCACCGCGCGGGCATCTTCACCTTCCTGCCCCCGGGGGCGCGGGTGCGGGAGCTCGGCGCCTACTTGTCCGAGCACCACGTCGCCCACTCCGTCCGCCGGGGGCGCATCCGCGTGTCGCCCCACTTCTACAACCTGCCGTCGGAGATGGACCGGCTGGTGGAGCTGGTGCGCGACTTCCGCGCCTGA
- a CDS encoding TfoX/Sxy family protein: MAGTDSYAEYVMELLEKVGPIQGRRMFGGWGFYFEGKMFAIISQGQLFLKVDDITKPEFEAAGCKPFIYEGKERHVQMAYWTPPSDASDDAYEMLPWARRAIDASRRAALKKAPKKQPREKKPPVAKKAPTKKKAPVAKKAPAKKKPSVAKKAPAAKKAARLKRS, translated from the coding sequence GTGGCAGGGACGGACAGTTATGCGGAGTACGTGATGGAGCTGCTCGAGAAGGTCGGCCCCATCCAGGGTCGGCGGATGTTCGGCGGCTGGGGCTTCTATTTCGAGGGGAAGATGTTCGCCATCATCTCCCAGGGACAGCTCTTCCTGAAGGTCGACGACATCACGAAGCCCGAGTTCGAGGCCGCTGGCTGCAAGCCCTTCATCTACGAAGGCAAGGAACGGCACGTCCAGATGGCGTACTGGACGCCGCCCTCCGACGCGAGCGACGACGCCTACGAGATGCTCCCCTGGGCCCGCCGCGCCATCGACGCGTCACGCAGGGCCGCGCTGAAGAAGGCGCCCAAGAAGCAGCCTCGCGAGAAGAAGCCCCCCGTCGCCAAGAAGGCGCCCACCAAGAAGAAGGCTCCCGTCGCGAAGAAGGCTCCCGCCAAGAAGAAGCCCTCTGTCGCCAAGAAGGCCCCGGCCGCGAAGAAGGCCGCTCGCCTCAAGCGGTCTTGA
- a CDS encoding biotin-dependent carboxyltransferase family protein — translation MMAGWLDITGMAGPVMVQDGGRPGQMHHGVPPGGALVPELLALANRAVGNPWGAAALECLGPVEVCARGRALRLSVDGHPSFLLPEGERFRVPAPERSSVTCLAVDGGLEVPQVLGGQGTLLVARLGGHEGRLLKTGDSLPVGATRASPESVALLFPWEDERPIRLTMGPDTEDFDALMAASLLGSTFTVSNTSDRVGMRLQGPALAHGDEGASTSRPMVRGAIQVTLSGEPIVLGPDHPTTGGYPLIATVIRADWGRLGARRPGATVEFQAVTRDEARDAWSDFARRFRGDP, via the coding sequence ATGATGGCGGGCTGGCTGGATATCACGGGCATGGCGGGGCCCGTCATGGTGCAGGACGGCGGAAGGCCGGGGCAGATGCATCACGGTGTTCCGCCCGGCGGAGCGCTGGTGCCGGAGCTGCTCGCGCTGGCCAATCGCGCGGTGGGCAACCCCTGGGGCGCGGCGGCGCTGGAGTGCCTGGGGCCCGTGGAGGTGTGCGCACGAGGAAGGGCCCTGCGCCTCTCGGTGGATGGACACCCCTCCTTCCTGTTGCCCGAAGGAGAGCGCTTCCGAGTGCCCGCGCCCGAGCGCTCCAGCGTCACCTGCCTCGCGGTGGACGGAGGGCTGGAGGTGCCCCAGGTCCTCGGCGGACAAGGCACGCTCCTGGTCGCGCGACTCGGGGGACATGAAGGCCGGCTGCTGAAGACGGGAGACTCGCTTCCCGTCGGAGCCACCCGCGCGAGCCCCGAGTCCGTGGCGCTGTTGTTCCCGTGGGAGGATGAGCGCCCCATCCGGCTGACGATGGGCCCGGACACGGAGGACTTCGACGCGCTGATGGCGGCCTCGCTGTTGGGGAGCACCTTCACGGTGTCGAACACGAGCGACCGCGTGGGCATGCGGCTCCAAGGCCCCGCGCTGGCGCACGGCGACGAAGGCGCGAGCACGTCCCGCCCCATGGTGCGAGGCGCCATCCAGGTGACGCTCTCGGGCGAGCCCATCGTCCTCGGGCCGGACCACCCCACCACGGGGGGCTATCCCCTCATCGCCACCGTCATCCGCGCGGACTGGGGACGCCTGGGCGCGCGACGTCCCGGCGCCACCGTCGAGTTCCAGGCCGTGACGCGCGACGAAGCCCGCGACGCCTGGAGCGACTTCGCGCGGCGCTTCCGAGGCGACCCGTGA
- a CDS encoding c-type cytochrome has translation MLCTLLAGCASTVQAPYPAIRADSSPAALERGASIFHASCEACHRGGDVETASGAPLHELPSYMGRFHASNLTSHPTAGIGAVSDEELARAIRYAVSRDGRLMVMPSYGMGDKDLAAVLGFMRSKHPLFTPEAKPAPRSEFSFIGGLGFRFITGNEPVQRPPIGIPVPPKGPTLEYGRYMAHDVYDCASCHTPGFSPEKTSDDEVFSGGMAFKDSEGNEVLSSNITFHGTGLAHWTLEDFTRAVRDGIAPDGSAVRMPMPRFRGMDSDEARALYDYLRSMPPRKNAVEGARPRLTATFQRPAWVTTAQGSAPPDAPVSSPAVVATPAKTASSESATASAPASAAASDPGSSPHAAGPAPSDSHPPLPSPAPVDASKLFTQFGCAACHAPGARYHAQMSRAAGRTEEELVQWIRTPARFLPGTPMPTYEELLDVATARALAQWVKSGGPATMASATH, from the coding sequence TTGCTGTGCACCTTGCTGGCGGGGTGCGCGAGCACCGTCCAGGCGCCCTACCCGGCCATTCGCGCGGACAGCTCTCCCGCGGCGCTCGAGCGGGGCGCCTCCATCTTCCACGCGAGCTGCGAGGCCTGTCATCGCGGCGGGGACGTGGAGACGGCCTCGGGTGCGCCGCTGCATGAGCTGCCGTCGTACATGGGGCGCTTTCACGCGTCGAACCTCACCTCCCATCCCACGGCGGGCATCGGCGCCGTGTCGGACGAGGAGCTGGCGCGCGCCATCCGCTACGCGGTGAGCCGGGATGGACGGCTGATGGTGATGCCCAGCTACGGGATGGGCGACAAGGACCTGGCGGCGGTGCTGGGCTTCATGCGGTCGAAGCACCCGCTCTTCACGCCGGAGGCGAAGCCCGCGCCCCGCTCCGAGTTCAGCTTCATTGGGGGACTGGGCTTCCGCTTCATCACGGGGAACGAGCCGGTGCAGCGGCCCCCCATCGGCATCCCCGTGCCGCCCAAGGGGCCCACGCTGGAGTACGGCCGATACATGGCCCACGACGTCTATGACTGTGCGTCGTGTCACACGCCGGGCTTCAGTCCGGAGAAGACGTCGGACGACGAGGTCTTCTCGGGAGGCATGGCGTTCAAGGACTCGGAGGGGAACGAGGTCCTCTCCAGCAACATCACGTTCCATGGGACGGGGCTCGCGCACTGGACGCTGGAGGACTTCACGCGCGCGGTGCGCGACGGCATCGCGCCGGACGGGTCCGCGGTGCGGATGCCCATGCCTCGCTTTCGCGGCATGGACAGCGATGAGGCCCGGGCGCTCTATGACTATCTGCGCTCGATGCCGCCTCGGAAGAACGCGGTGGAGGGCGCAAGGCCCCGCCTCACCGCGACGTTCCAGCGTCCGGCGTGGGTGACCACGGCCCAGGGCAGCGCCCCTCCGGACGCCCCCGTGTCCTCGCCCGCCGTCGTCGCGACGCCCGCGAAGACTGCCTCGAGCGAGTCCGCCACGGCGAGCGCGCCCGCATCCGCGGCGGCCAGCGACCCGGGCTCCAGCCCCCACGCCGCTGGGCCAGCGCCGTCCGATTCGCACCCGCCGCTCCCCTCGCCCGCTCCCGTGGACGCCTCGAAGCTCTTCACCCAGTTCGGGTGCGCGGCCTGCCATGCCCCGGGGGCCCGCTACCATGCGCAGATGTCTCGCGCGGCGGGGCGCACCGAGGAGGAGCTGGTGCAGTGGATTCGGACCCCGGCGCGGTTCCTGCCCGGCACGCCGATGCCCACCTACGAGGAGCTGCTCGACGTCGCCACCGCGCGGGCCCTGGCCCAGTGGGTGAAATCCGGCGGCCCCGCCACGATGGCTTCCGCCACGCACTGA
- a CDS encoding LamB/YcsF family protein, whose product MTECLLNIDLGELPDEDERLYAFAQVANIACGAHAGDDASMRRALELCARHGTRACAHPSYEDREGFGRRAFDVAPDVLRGQVASQCARLARLAREQRVPVVFVKPHGALYHAANASPALARALVAGVVEALGSGITLIAPPTGALRDAAIDAGLPHAREAFADRGTRPDGSLIPRGQPGAVLTDAAQVRRNAVRLATHGDIDTLCVHGDTPGAVELAREVRSTLDALALPIQPLGDGALRFSLPDTVERRAAREVLKALPGVVDAVVTEQHACVYFDPSAPPEEPRLALSRLLYAPMDTVERALVTLRIRYDGPDLEKVAARAGLSVDDVARLHAAREYTVRCVGFLPGFAYLGELDPRIVVPRLPTPRMRVPALAVGIAGARTGVYPFASPGGWSLIGTAMDFTAFHPDRGAVLQLGDRVRFEQVG is encoded by the coding sequence ATGACGGAGTGCCTCCTCAACATCGACCTGGGTGAGCTGCCCGACGAGGACGAACGGCTCTACGCCTTCGCCCAGGTGGCCAACATCGCCTGTGGTGCGCATGCCGGTGACGACGCATCCATGCGCCGTGCCCTGGAGCTCTGCGCACGCCATGGCACGCGCGCCTGCGCGCACCCGTCCTACGAGGACCGTGAGGGCTTCGGACGGCGGGCCTTCGACGTGGCGCCCGATGTCCTGCGAGGCCAGGTGGCGAGCCAGTGTGCGCGCCTCGCCCGGCTCGCCCGCGAGCAGCGGGTGCCCGTCGTCTTCGTCAAGCCGCACGGCGCGCTGTACCACGCGGCCAATGCCTCACCCGCGCTGGCGCGAGCGCTGGTCGCGGGAGTCGTCGAGGCACTGGGCTCGGGCATCACCCTCATCGCGCCGCCAACGGGTGCGCTGCGAGACGCCGCCATCGACGCCGGCCTTCCCCATGCGCGCGAGGCCTTCGCGGACCGAGGCACCCGACCGGATGGCTCGCTGATTCCGCGCGGCCAGCCCGGCGCCGTCCTCACCGACGCCGCACAGGTGCGTCGGAACGCCGTGCGCCTCGCGACCCACGGGGACATCGACACCCTCTGCGTGCACGGCGACACGCCCGGGGCGGTGGAGCTGGCGCGCGAGGTGCGCTCCACGCTGGATGCGCTGGCCCTCCCCATCCAGCCCCTGGGGGATGGCGCGCTGCGCTTCTCGCTGCCCGACACCGTGGAGCGACGTGCCGCGCGCGAGGTGCTGAAGGCCCTGCCCGGTGTCGTCGATGCCGTCGTCACGGAGCAGCACGCCTGCGTGTACTTCGACCCCAGCGCGCCCCCGGAGGAGCCTCGGCTGGCCCTGTCGCGGCTGCTGTACGCGCCCATGGACACGGTGGAGCGGGCGCTCGTCACCTTGCGCATCCGCTACGACGGCCCCGACCTGGAGAAGGTCGCCGCGCGCGCGGGACTGTCCGTGGACGACGTGGCCCGGCTCCACGCGGCGCGCGAGTACACGGTCCGGTGCGTGGGCTTCCTCCCCGGCTTCGCGTACCTGGGGGAGCTGGACCCGCGCATCGTCGTGCCCCGGCTCCCCACGCCGCGCATGCGGGTGCCCGCGCTCGCGGTGGGCATCGCGGGGGCACGCACGGGGGTGTATCCCTTCGCCTCTCCAGGCGGATGGAGCTTGATTGGCACGGCCATGGACTTCACGGCCTTCCACCCGGACCGAGGGGCGGTGTTGCAGCTCGGTGACCGGGTGCGCTTCGAACAGGTGGGATGA
- a CDS encoding AMP-binding protein, with protein MSQTPSYVHGLGVTPLLGETLGQNLRRTVERHGEREALIVVSQGYRATYREFWDLTTQVAKGLLAMGVEKGDRLGLWSPNRFEWVVTQYAAARVGAILVNLNPAYRTAELEYSLNQSGTSVLLLAKGFRQTDYRAMLEEVRPRCPALRVALVLDDDWQLLLSNARHVSEHTLEARESSLQFDDPINIQYTSGTTGSPKGATLSHHNVLNNGFFIGEALKYGPEDRVCVPVPFYHCFGMVIGNLACTSHGSTLVIPGEAFDALAVLEAVQAERCTSLYGVPTMFIAELEHPRFGEFNLSTLRTGVMAGSPCPVEVMKQVQSRMHMREVTICYGMTETSPVSTQSALDDPLDKRVSTVGRVHPHLEVKVVEPETGAVVPRGSAGEMCTRGYSVMLGYWANPEATAKAVDAAGWMHTGDLATMDADGYVRIVGRIKDLIIRGGENISPREVEEFLHTHPGVSEAQVIGVPSAKYGEEVMAWVKPKPGVTLTPEQLTRHCSGRIATFKIPRYWKLVEAFPMTVTGKVQKFRMREVSVAELGLESAATIKTA; from the coding sequence ATGAGCCAGACGCCCTCGTATGTGCATGGCCTCGGTGTCACCCCCTTGCTGGGAGAGACGCTCGGGCAGAACCTGCGGCGGACGGTGGAGCGCCACGGTGAGCGGGAGGCCTTGATTGTGGTTTCCCAGGGGTACCGCGCGACGTACCGCGAGTTCTGGGACCTCACGACGCAGGTGGCCAAGGGACTGCTGGCCATGGGCGTGGAGAAGGGGGACCGGCTGGGCCTCTGGTCTCCCAATCGCTTCGAGTGGGTGGTGACCCAGTACGCCGCCGCGCGCGTGGGCGCGATCCTGGTCAATCTCAACCCCGCCTATCGCACGGCGGAGCTGGAGTATTCCCTCAACCAGTCAGGCACCAGCGTGCTGCTGCTGGCGAAAGGCTTTCGACAGACGGACTACCGGGCCATGCTGGAGGAGGTCCGGCCCCGCTGTCCCGCGCTGCGAGTGGCGCTGGTGCTGGATGACGACTGGCAGCTCCTGCTCTCCAATGCCAGGCACGTGAGCGAGCACACGCTCGAGGCTCGGGAGTCGTCGCTCCAGTTCGATGACCCCATCAACATCCAATACACGTCTGGAACGACGGGCTCGCCCAAGGGCGCGACGCTGTCGCACCACAATGTGCTGAACAACGGGTTCTTCATTGGCGAGGCGCTGAAGTACGGCCCCGAGGACCGTGTCTGTGTTCCGGTGCCTTTCTACCATTGCTTCGGAATGGTGATTGGGAACCTGGCGTGCACGTCGCATGGCTCCACCCTGGTGATTCCCGGCGAGGCGTTCGATGCGCTGGCGGTGCTCGAGGCCGTGCAGGCCGAGCGCTGCACGTCCCTGTATGGCGTGCCCACCATGTTCATCGCGGAGCTGGAGCACCCGCGCTTCGGGGAGTTCAACCTGTCGACGCTGCGCACGGGCGTGATGGCGGGCTCGCCGTGTCCGGTGGAGGTGATGAAGCAGGTGCAGTCGCGGATGCACATGCGCGAGGTGACCATCTGCTACGGGATGACGGAGACGTCACCGGTGTCCACGCAGAGCGCGCTGGATGACCCGCTGGACAAGCGCGTGTCCACGGTGGGGCGGGTGCATCCCCACCTGGAGGTGAAGGTCGTGGAGCCGGAGACGGGGGCGGTGGTGCCTCGGGGCTCGGCGGGGGAGATGTGCACGCGGGGGTACAGCGTGATGCTGGGGTACTGGGCGAACCCGGAGGCCACGGCCAAGGCGGTGGACGCGGCGGGGTGGATGCACACCGGGGACCTGGCGACGATGGACGCGGACGGCTACGTGCGCATCGTCGGCCGCATCAAGGACCTCATCATCCGAGGCGGCGAGAACATCTCCCCGCGCGAGGTGGAGGAGTTCCTGCACACGCACCCCGGCGTCAGCGAGGCGCAGGTCATCGGTGTCCCGAGCGCGAAGTATGGCGAGGAGGTGATGGCCTGGGTGAAGCCGAAGCCGGGCGTGACGCTCACGCCCGAGCAGCTGACCCGGCACTGCTCGGGGCGCATCGCCACGTTCAAGATTCCGCGCTACTGGAAGCTGGTGGAGGCGTTCCCGATGACGGTGACGGGCAAGGTGCAGAAGTTCCGGATGCGGGAGGTCTCCGTGGCCGAGCTGGGCCTGGAGTCCGCCGCGACCATCAAGACCGCTTGA
- a CDS encoding endonuclease/exonuclease/phosphatase family protein has translation MPLKVMTFNVLQGGEERFDDIIAFLARTPPDVIVLQECLGWDDGGRLRRVAEALDVPQDEAHLVLGQSRSRPSGRCYHVAVVSRPPIRSLRVHNDRHFLGHSIVECELEAGGPVTLLGTHFDAHHEKLRYVEARYLRSILDPARFREGQYLLAGDLNSLSRRDPYPVDLADRLRRAGTDKFDHPPRFDVIDDVEDYGWVDTLQMRGSPSRWVTARRNRGGVTIDYRTDYVFASPRMAERLISTDVIDVGDMSDHNPVVATFR, from the coding sequence ATGCCGCTGAAGGTGATGACGTTCAACGTGTTGCAGGGTGGCGAGGAGCGGTTCGACGACATCATCGCCTTCCTGGCTCGCACGCCTCCGGATGTCATCGTGTTGCAGGAGTGTCTCGGCTGGGATGACGGAGGCCGCCTGCGCCGGGTCGCGGAGGCGCTGGACGTGCCCCAGGACGAAGCGCACCTGGTGCTGGGACAGTCGCGCTCGCGCCCCAGCGGCCGCTGCTACCACGTGGCCGTGGTGAGCCGTCCCCCGATTCGCTCGCTGCGCGTCCACAACGACCGCCACTTCCTGGGCCACAGCATCGTCGAGTGCGAGCTGGAGGCGGGCGGACCGGTGACGCTCCTCGGCACCCACTTCGACGCGCATCACGAGAAGCTCCGCTACGTGGAGGCGCGCTACCTGCGCTCCATCCTGGACCCGGCGAGGTTCCGCGAAGGCCAGTACCTGCTGGCCGGAGACCTCAACTCGCTCTCGCGGAGGGACCCGTACCCGGTGGACCTGGCGGACCGCCTGCGCCGGGCGGGGACGGACAAGTTCGACCACCCACCTCGCTTCGACGTCATCGACGACGTCGAGGACTATGGCTGGGTGGATACCTTGCAGATGCGCGGGTCGCCCTCGCGGTGGGTGACGGCCCGGCGCAACCGGGGCGGCGTCACCATCGACTACCGCACGGACTACGTCTTCGCCTCGCCGCGCATGGCCGAGCGGCTCATCTCCACGGACGTCATCGACGTGGGTGATATGTCCGACCACAATCCGGTGGTAGCGACATTCCGCTGA
- a CDS encoding LysR family transcriptional regulator produces the protein MTQEQLQAFLRVVQEGRLSQAARGLGLSQSGLSRQLQSLESELGTRLLVRTPGGAVLTDAGERFLPHAQRALDALAAGTSELGRLSNTPRGPVLLATLHTVGAYLMPDIIPAFVRAYPEVRPRLSEGSAASMEDGVARGTLDLAILSLPVRHTDLVVQKLWEESVVLAVPRGHRLTKSTRPVSLADALDETWIVIPSMSGTRAMEAECEARGVTPKVVLETDNAEAMRRMVERGLGVALVPELMTRAPQSRGFDVVPLGKSGLKRQVALVHRGEGYLTAAARQLKEAIVTSVRAMPPPWGTGGRGTTSGSTRGRSPAERATAAEPRKP, from the coding sequence ATGACCCAAGAACAGCTCCAGGCCTTCCTCCGCGTGGTCCAGGAAGGCCGCCTGTCCCAGGCGGCCCGGGGCCTGGGCTTGTCCCAGTCGGGCTTGTCTCGGCAGCTCCAATCCCTGGAGTCGGAGCTGGGCACGCGCCTGCTCGTCCGCACACCAGGAGGCGCGGTGCTGACGGATGCGGGAGAGCGATTCCTGCCGCATGCCCAGCGCGCGCTGGATGCGCTGGCGGCGGGGACGTCCGAGCTGGGGCGGCTGTCGAACACGCCGCGTGGGCCGGTGTTGCTCGCCACGCTGCACACGGTGGGGGCGTACCTGATGCCGGACATCATCCCGGCGTTCGTGCGTGCGTATCCGGAGGTGCGGCCCCGGCTCAGCGAGGGCTCCGCGGCGTCGATGGAGGACGGGGTGGCGCGCGGCACGCTGGACCTGGCCATCCTGAGTCTGCCGGTGCGGCACACGGACCTGGTGGTGCAGAAGTTGTGGGAGGAAAGCGTGGTGCTGGCCGTGCCGCGCGGACATCGGCTCACGAAGAGCACGCGCCCGGTGTCGCTGGCGGATGCGTTGGACGAGACCTGGATTGTCATCCCGAGCATGTCGGGGACACGCGCGATGGAGGCGGAGTGCGAGGCGCGCGGCGTGACACCCAAGGTGGTGCTGGAGACCGACAACGCGGAGGCCATGCGGCGCATGGTGGAGCGCGGTCTGGGTGTGGCCCTGGTGCCGGAGCTGATGACGCGGGCGCCGCAGTCGCGCGGGTTCGACGTGGTGCCGCTGGGGAAGAGCGGCCTGAAGCGCCAGGTGGCACTGGTGCATCGAGGCGAGGGCTATCTCACCGCGGCGGCGCGGCAGCTCAAGGAGGCCATCGTGACGAGCGTGCGCGCCATGCCACCTCCTTGGGGAACCGGTGGGCGCGGCACCACCTCGGGGTCCACCAGGGGACGCTCGCCCGCTGAGCGCGCCACGGCCGCCGAGCCCAGGAAGCCATGA